One part of the Bacillus sp. FJAT-27916 genome encodes these proteins:
- a CDS encoding ATP-grasp domain-containing protein, whose product MKTVVFIETAKSGSSREAIQAAERLGYFTVLFTKRSSFLEKRSEFHDVHYMRLVDLDNIKEIRKEIQILLDKGLMIESIISFVDPYCYTASLLAKEHQVNHFSTEAIRKNENKLYSREMLASSPYAPKYWVLNKDSSLDEYLNELLPNFPLMMKSPQSTGSKDVFQVNDKKQLIKGYSALLNKFPNDPVIIEEYLSEPQYLVEAVVVAGKVHIIAIFKQDIQQQKRFIVTGYNLMLNPNYEFHRKIKSAVLGIIKLHGLTNGPCHLELRQKNDKWKLIEINPRISGAGMNRMILGGYGINLVEETLKMALGIKPDFTKKFRKHIYSQYVTVEEQGILESVTGKNRAKRSQGVLYVYVKPRKGTYLYPPLSMGHRYAYVIATGDSEEEAIRNSKNAASAIQFSLLPIDEEDENTLIREVDAYNLDEQEKDNS is encoded by the coding sequence TTGAAAACCGTCGTTTTTATAGAGACTGCCAAATCAGGTTCAAGCAGAGAAGCTATTCAAGCTGCAGAAAGGCTTGGTTACTTTACAGTGTTATTCACTAAGCGTTCCTCCTTTCTAGAAAAACGAAGCGAATTTCATGATGTGCATTATATGAGATTAGTGGATTTAGATAATATTAAAGAGATTCGTAAGGAAATACAAATACTTCTGGATAAAGGATTAATGATTGAGTCAATTATCAGCTTTGTAGATCCTTATTGCTATACGGCTTCCTTATTGGCAAAAGAGCATCAAGTGAATCATTTCAGCACTGAAGCTATTAGAAAAAATGAAAACAAGCTATACTCACGTGAGATGTTAGCATCAAGTCCCTATGCACCAAAGTACTGGGTATTAAACAAAGACTCCTCTTTAGATGAATATTTAAACGAACTTCTACCTAATTTTCCATTAATGATGAAATCTCCGCAATCAACTGGCTCTAAGGATGTATTCCAAGTAAACGACAAGAAACAGCTAATCAAGGGGTATAGTGCACTGCTCAATAAATTTCCAAACGATCCTGTTATTATTGAAGAATATTTGTCAGAACCTCAGTATCTAGTAGAAGCAGTAGTGGTTGCTGGTAAGGTACACATCATTGCGATTTTTAAGCAGGATATTCAGCAGCAAAAAAGATTTATTGTAACAGGTTACAATTTGATGCTAAATCCAAATTATGAATTTCACCGAAAAATTAAATCTGCTGTATTAGGAATCATAAAACTGCATGGACTAACAAATGGACCATGCCATTTGGAATTAAGACAAAAGAATGATAAATGGAAGTTAATCGAAATTAACCCAAGGATATCTGGAGCAGGAATGAACCGAATGATATTAGGGGGATATGGGATTAATCTTGTGGAAGAAACATTGAAAATGGCATTAGGAATAAAGCCGGATTTCACTAAAAAATTTAGAAAACACATCTATAGTCAATATGTAACCGTGGAGGAACAAGGAATACTAGAAAGCGTTACAGGAAAAAATCGTGCCAAACGATCACAAGGTGTACTCTATGTATATGTTAAACCTCGAAAAGGGACTTATCTATACCCTCCTCTATCCATGGGCCACCGATACGCCTATGTGATTGCTACGGGGGACTCGGAAGAAGAAGCCATTCGAAACAGCAAAAACGCAGCTTCTGCCATACAATTTTCTCTTTTGCCAATTGATGAAGAAGATGAGAATACCCTTATTAGAGAAGTTGATGCATACAACTTAGATGAACAGGAGAAAGACAATAGTTGA
- a CDS encoding YheC/YheD family endospore coat-associated protein gives MIRIGMLHHRRDPRKVIKSYAYAAIAQAEGAEFVYFSPRRVQFEDSTIRGWVFENGEWVERVTAFPDVIYNAGSPVKLANSKEIIDKLKDTIPFTSHSIGNKMRVYERLKKAEQFSRYLIPSETLVDINVLFQYIGTYRRVVVKPKNGRKGEGILMIERVGNEFWVLKGTKTIKMTYDELRDLLTEEIDKKTYIVQPYILCKTKNGQAYDFRLHVQKNGEGKWVITSVYPRIGASGTIVSNINSGGSMNYLVPFLKQEYGDEYFNIKRYLEVFSLQLAHHMDDIQINTFNEVIDELGIDVGLDDSGKIWIYEVNWRPGCPPTFYLEMDVVKNMIQYCMYLARKHQVG, from the coding sequence TTGATAAGGATTGGTATGCTTCATCATAGACGAGATCCACGTAAGGTAATTAAATCTTATGCCTATGCCGCAATAGCGCAAGCGGAAGGTGCTGAGTTCGTCTATTTCTCCCCTCGCAGGGTGCAATTTGAGGATTCCACTATTCGTGGCTGGGTATTTGAAAATGGAGAATGGGTGGAAAGAGTCACTGCATTTCCAGATGTCATTTATAATGCTGGAAGCCCGGTCAAGCTTGCAAATAGTAAAGAGATTATTGATAAATTAAAAGACACTATTCCATTTACAAGTCATTCTATAGGTAATAAGATGCGGGTATATGAGAGGTTAAAAAAGGCAGAACAATTCTCCCGATACTTAATTCCCTCGGAAACTTTAGTGGATATCAATGTGTTATTTCAGTACATTGGTACCTACAGAAGAGTTGTCGTTAAACCGAAGAATGGAAGAAAGGGAGAAGGAATTCTGATGATTGAACGAGTGGGAAATGAATTTTGGGTACTGAAGGGTACAAAGACAATCAAGATGACCTACGATGAACTTAGAGATTTATTGACGGAGGAAATTGATAAAAAGACTTACATCGTTCAACCATATATATTATGTAAAACAAAGAATGGACAAGCTTATGACTTTCGCCTACATGTACAAAAGAATGGAGAAGGAAAGTGGGTAATTACCTCGGTCTACCCTAGAATAGGGGCAAGCGGAACAATCGTTTCAAATATTAATAGCGGAGGCTCCATGAATTATTTAGTACCATTCTTAAAACAGGAGTATGGTGATGAGTATTTTAATATTAAACGGTATTTAGAGGTCTTTTCACTCCAATTAGCACATCATATGGATGATATCCAAATCAATACATTCAATGAAGTCATCGATGAATTAGGTATAGATGTCGGTCTTGATGATAGCGGGAAAATATGGATTTATGAAGTAAACTGGCGGCCAGGCTGCCCGCCTACCTTTTATTTGGAAATGGATGTAGTTAAAAACATGATTCAATATTGCATGTACTTAGCGAGAAAACATCAAGTGGGATAA